One Setaria italica strain Yugu1 chromosome II, Setaria_italica_v2.0, whole genome shotgun sequence DNA segment encodes these proteins:
- the LOC111255714 gene encoding probable LRR receptor-like serine/threonine-protein kinase At3g47570 codes for MAGLSLLNLTDNKLNGSIPGNLATITDLKELYLAHNNLSGTIPELLGNSTSLLHLDLSFNNLQGEVPKEGVFRNITGLSIVGNNALCGGIQQPHLPKCTKSTVGKKKKSMPKFLRIVIPITGAIMLLLSGLALAGFCYRKSKVGLKKDDEQPQLTEIELPMIPYNDILKGTDGFSEANVLGKGRYGTVYRGTLENHAVAIAVKVFNLQQSGSYKSFMAECEALRRVRHRCLVKIITCCSSINHQGQDFRALVFEFMANGSLDRWIHSNFDGQNGQGALSLSQRLDIAVDIMDALDYLHNSCQPPVIHCDLKPSNILLNQDMRARVGDFGIARVLDQSTSKNPMNSNSSIGIRGTIGYIAPGNSDMLMYFTR; via the coding sequence ATGGCAGGCCTCAGTCTATTGAACTTAACAGACAACAAACTGAATGGCAGCATCCCTGGCAACCTAGCAACCATCACTGACTTGAAGGAGTTGTACCTTGCCCACAATAATTTGTCAGGAACAATCCCAGAACTGTTAGGTAATTCAACATCACTGCTCCACCTTGATCTATCCTTCAACAATTTGCAAGGTGAAGTACCAAAAGAAGGGGTTTTCAGAAATATAACAGGACTGTCAATTGTTGGGAACAATGCATTATGTGGTGGAATACAACAACCTCATCTGCCAAAATGCACCAAGTCCACTgtagggaagaaaaagaaaagcatgCCAAAGTTTCTCAGGATAGTGATCCCTATAACAGGAGCCATCATGCTCTTGCTTTCAGGGCTTGCCTTAGCTGGATTTTGTTACAGGAAGTCCAAGGTAGGATTGAAGAAAGATGATGAGCAACCTCAATTAACAGAGATAGAGCTTCCAATGATTCCATATAATGATATACTAAAAGGAACAGATGGATTTTCTGAGGCCAATGTGCTCGGGAAAGGAAGATACGGTACAGTATATAGAGGCACTCTAGAAAATCATGCTGTTGCCATAGCAGTTAAGGTATTTAATCTCCAGCAATCAGGATCATACAAAAGTTTCATGGCTGAATGCGAGGCACTCAGAAGAGTGAGGCACCGATGCCTTGTGAAGATCATTACATGCTGTTCAAGCATCAACCACCAGGGTCAAGACTTCAGAGCACTAGTCTTTGAATTTATGGCTAACGGCAGCTTAGACAGATGGATCCACTCAAATTTTGACGGCCAAAATGGACAAGGAGCACTCAGCTTGTCACAAAGGTTAGATATCGCAGTGGACATCATGGATGCTTTAGACTATCTTCACAATAGTTGCCAGCCACCGGTCATCCATTGCGATCTAAAGCCAAGTAACATTCTTCTGAATCAGGACATGAGAGCTCGTGTTGGGGATTTCGGCATTGCTAGAGTTCTAGATCAATCAACAAGCAAAAATCCAATGAATTCCAATAGCTCCATAGGAATAAGAGGCACCATAGGATACATTGCTCCAGGTAACTCAGATATGCTCATGTACTTCACAAGATAG
- the LOC101759117 gene encoding probable cellulose synthase A catalytic subunit 8 [UDP-forming], with translation MEGDADAVKSGRRGGGQVCQICGDGVGTTAEGDVFAACDVCGFPVCRPCYEYERKDGTQACPQCKTKYKRHKGSPAIRGEEGDDTDADDASDFNYPASGNDDQKQKIADRMRSWRMNAGGSGDVGRPKYDSGEIGLTKYDSGEIPRGYIPSVTNSQISGEIPGASPDHHMMSPTGNIGKRAPFPYVNHSPNPSREFSGSIGNVAWKERVDGWKMKQDKGTIPMTNGTSIAPSEGRGVGDIDASTDYNMEDALLNDETRQPLSRKVPLPSSRINPYRMVIVLRLVVLSIFLHYRITNPVRNAYPLWLLSVICEIWFALSWILDQFPKWFPINRETYLDRLALRYDREGEPSQLAAVDIFVSTVDPLKEPPIVTANTVLSILAVDYPVDKVSCYVSDDGAAMLTFDALAETSEFARKWVPFVKKYNIEPRAPEWYFSQKIDYLKDKVQPSFVKDRRAMKREYEEFKVRVNGLVAKAQKVPEEGWIMQDGTPWPGNNTRDHPGMIQVFLGHSGGLDTEGNELPRLVYVSREKRPGFQHHKKAGAMNALVRVSAVLTNGQYMLNLDCDHYINNSKALREAMCFLMDPNLGRSVCYVQFPQRFDGIDRNDRYANRNTVFFDINLRGLDGIQGPVYVGTGCVFNRTALYGYEPPIKQKKKGGFLSSLCGGRKKTSKSKKKGSDKKKSQKHVDSSVPVFNLEDIEEGVEGAGFDDEKSLLMSQMSLEKRFGQSAAFVASTLMEYGGVPQSATPESLLKEAIHVISCGYEDKSEWGTEIGWIYGSVTEDILTGFKMHARGWRSIYCMPKRPAFKGSAPINLSDRLNQVLRWALGSVEILFSRHCPLWYGYGGRLKFLERFAYINTTIYPLTSIPLLIYCVLPAICLLTGKFIIPEISNFASIWFISLFLSIFATGILEMRWSGVGIDEWWRNEQFWVIGGISAHLFAVFQGLLKVLAGIDTNFTVTSKANDEEGDFAELYMFKWTTLLIPPTTILIINLVGVVAGISYAINSGYQSWGPLFGKLFFAFWVIVHLYPFLKGLMGRQNRTPTIVVVWAILLASIFSLLWVRVDPFTTRVTGPNTQTCGINC, from the exons ATGGAGGGCGACGCGGATGCCGTG AAGTCgggcaggcgcggcggcgggcaggtGTGCCAGATctgcggcgacggcgtgggcaCCACCGCGGAGGGGGACGTCTTCGCCGCCTGCGACGTCTGCGGATTCCCGGTCTGCCGCCCCTGCTACGAGTACGAGCGCAAGGACGGCACCCAGGCGTGCCCGCAGTGCAAGACCAAGTACAAGCGCCACAAGG GGAGCCCAGCGATCCGTGGGGAGGAAGGTGATGATACTGATGCCGATGACGCCAGTGACTTCAACTATCCTGCATCTGGCAATGACGACCAGAAGCAGAAGATTGCTGATAGGATGCGCAGCTGGCGCATGAATGCTGGGGGCAGCGGGGATGTTGGCCGCCCAAAGTATGACAGTGGAGAGATCGGACTCACCAAGTATGATAGTGGTGAGATCCCTCGTGGATACATCCCATCTGTCACTAACAGCCAG ATCTCGGGAGAAATTCCTGGAGCTTCCCCTGATCACCATATGATGTCCCCTACTGGGAACATTGGCAAGCGTGCTCCGTTTCCCTATGTGAATCATTCac CAAATCCATCAAGGGAGTTCTCTGGTAGCATTGGAAATGTTGCCTGGAAAGAGAGAGTTGATGGCTGGAAAATGAAGCAGGATAAGGGAACAATTCCCATGACTAATGGCACCAGCATTGCTCCCTCTGAGGGTCGGGGTGTTGGTGACATTGATGCATCTACTGATTACAACATGGAAGATGCCTTACT GAATGATGAAACTCGGCAGCCTCTATCTAGGAAAGTTCCACTTCCTTCCTCCAGGATCAATCCTTACAGAATGGTCATTGTGCTGCGTTTGGTTGTTCTAAGCATCTTTCTGCACTACCGTATCACAAATCCTGTGCGCAATGCATACCCGTTATGGCTTCTATCTGTTATATGTGAGATTTGGTTTGCTCTTTCCTGGATTTTGGATCAGTTCCCAAAGTGGTTTCCAATCAACCGCGAGACTTACCTTGATAGATTGGCATTGAG GTATGACCGTGAAGGTGAGCCATCTCAGTTGGCTGCAGTTGACATCTTCGTCAGTACAGTCGACCCATTGAAGGAGCCTCCTATTGTCACTGCCAACACTGTTCTATCCATTCTTGCTGTGGATTACCCTGTGGATAAGGTCTCTTGCTATGTATCTGATGATGGAGCTGCAATGCTGACATTTGATGCGTTAGCTGAGACTTCAGAATTTGCTAGAAAATGGGTACCATTTGTTAAGAAGTACAACATTGAGCCTAGAGCTCCTGAATGGTACTTCAGCCAGAAAATTGATTACTTGAAGGACAAAGTCCAGCCTTCATTTGTTAAAGACCGGCGGGCCATGAAG agAGAATATGAAGAATTTAAAGTTAGGGTAAATGGCCTTGTTGCTAAGGCACAGAAAGTTCCAGAGGAAGGATGGATCATGCAGGATGGCACACCATGGCCAGGAAACAATACCAGGGACCATCCTGGAATGATTCAG GTTTTCCTTGGTCACAGTGGTGGCCTTGATACTGAGGGCAATGAGCTTCCCCGTTTGGTCTATGTTTCTCGTGAGAAGCGTCCTGGATTCCAGCATCACAAGAAAGCTGGTGCCATGAATGCTCTT GTTCGTGTCTCAGCTGTGCTTACCAATGGACAGTACATGTTGAATCTTGATTGTGATCACTACATCAACAACAGCAAGGCTCTTAGGGAAGCTATGTGCTTCCTTATGGATCCTAACCTAGGAAGGAGTGTCTGCTATGTTCAGTTTCCACAAAGGTTCGATGGTATTGATAGGAATGATCGATATGCCAACAGGAACACCGTGTTTTTCGAT ATTAACTTGAGGGGTCTCGATGGCATTCAAGGACCAGTTTATGTGGGAACTGGTTGTGTTTTCAACAGAACAGCTCTATATGGTTATGAGCCCCCAATTAAGCAAAAGAAGAAGGGTGGTTTCTTGTCATCACTCTGTGGTGGCAGGAAGAAGACAAGCAAATCAAAGAAGAAGGGCTCAGACAAGAAAAAGTCACAGAAGCATGTGGACAGTTCCGTGCCAGTATTCAATCTTGAAGATATTGAGGAGGGAGTTGAAG GTGCTGGATTTGATGATGAGAAATCACTTCTTATGTCTCAAATGAGCTTGGAGAAGAGATTTGGCCAATCCGCAGCTTTTGTTGCCTCCACTCTGATGGAATATGGTGGTGTTCCTCAGTCTGCAACTCCAGAATCGCTTCTGAAAGAAGCTATCCATGTCATAAGTTGTGGCTATGAGGACAAGTCTGAGTGGGGAACTGAG ATTGGGTGGATCTATGGTTCTGTGACAGAAGATATTCTTACTGGATTCAAGATGCATGCACGAGGCTGGCGGTCAATTTACTGCATGCCTAAGCGGCCAGCTTTCAAGGGATCTGCTCCCATCAATCTTTCAGATCGTCTGAACCAAGTGCTCCGGTGGGCTCTTGGTTCTGTGGAAATTCTTTTCAGCCGGCATTGCCCCTTATGGTATGGCTATGGAGGACGCCTGAAGTTCTTGGAGAGATTTGCTTACATTAACACCACCATCTACCCCCTTACGTCTATCCCACTTCTCATATACTGTGTTCTGCCTGCCATCTGTCTGCTCACTGGGAAGTTCATCATCCCAGAG ATTAGCAACTTTGCTAGTATTTGGTtcatctctctctttctttcaaTTTTTGCCACTGGTATCCTTGAGATGAGGTGGAGTGGTGTTGGCATTGACGAATGGTGGAGGAATGAACAATTCTGGGTTATTGGAGGTATCTCTGCCCATCTTTTTGCCGTCTTCCAGGGTCTTCTCAAGGTGCTTGCTGGTATCGACACCAACTTTACTGTCACCTCAAAGGCCAATGATGAAGAAGGTGATTTTGCGGAGCTCTACATGTTCAAGTGGACAACCCTTCTCATCCCACCaacaaccatcttgattatCAACCTGGTCGGTGTTGTTGCTGGTATCTCCTATGCGATCAACAGCGGTTACCAATCATGGGGGCCACTCTTTGGCAAGCTCTTCTTCGCCTTCTGGGTGATTGTTCATTTGTACCCCTTCCTTAAGGGTCTCATGGGTAGGCAAAACCGTACCCCAACCATCGTCGTCGTCTGGGCAATCCTTCTTGCTTCAATCTTCTCCTTGCTGTGGGTTCGTGTCGACCCGTTCACCACCCGTGTCACTGGCCCAAACACCCAAACATGTGGCATCAACTGCTAG
- the LOC101759013 gene encoding receptor kinase-like protein Xa21, whose protein sequence is MPRPRRFAVLAPRWPPARPPRKKGEEIRRRALPAQHAALENQIRPPAAAAAALRHGNQHCNRRNVFERPWGRRERHRLRVVALDLFSQGLTGTISPAIGNLTFLRSLNLSFNTLQGEIPPTIGSLTRLRLIDLSTNMLTGVIPRNISRCTSLDTMYINSNKGIRGSIPDEIGNMPSLSYLVLFNNSITGTIPSSLGNLSRLIELSLSLNYLEGSIPSSIGNNPYLTFLQLSVNNISGLLPPSLYNLSSLNYFYTADNNLHGRLPFDLGKSFPSIQEIFIGGNRFSGALPQSITNLSKLQMLYVENNSFAGIVPSRLGRLQNLEVLILEDNMLEANNEEEWEHIASLTNCSRLQKLSIGWNKFAGKLPSSLANLSTNLQWLRTTSNNISGLIPSDIGNLGRLEYLDFRDNLLTGVIPESIGKLTLGSFLKA, encoded by the exons ATGCCCCGCCCGCGCCGGTTCGCCGTGCTGGCCCCGCGttggccgcccgcccgcccgcccagaAAGAAGGGAGAGGAGATAAGAAGAAGAGCGCTGCCTGC CCAGCATGCTGCTCTTGAGAATCAGATACGTCcaccagcagctgctgctgctgctcttcgcCACGGCAACCAACATTGCAACCGCAGAAACGTCTTCGAGAGGCCATGGGGGCGACGAGAGAGGCACCGGTTGAGGGTGGTCGCCCTGGACCTCTTCTCCCAGGGGCTCACCGGCACCATCTCCCCTGCCATCGGCAACCTCACCTTCCTGCGTTCACTCAACCTGAGCTTCAACACCCTTCAAGGCGAGATCCCTCCCACCATCGGCTCCCTCACGCGCCTCCGGCTCATTGACCTGAGCACAAACATGCTCACTGGTGTCATCCCAAGGAACATCAGCCGCTGCACCAGCCTGGATACGATGTACATCAATAGTAACAAGGGGATACGGGGAAGCATACCGGATGAGATTGGCAACATGCCGTCTCTCTCATATCTAGTGCTGTTCAATAACAGCATCACCGGAACCATCCCATCGTCTCTTGGGAACCTTTCCCGGTTGATCGAGTTGTCCTTGTCGTTGAACTACCTTGAGGGATCAATCCCTTCAAGCATTGGGAACAATCCATATCTCACTTTCCTTCAGCTCTCTGTTAATAATATCTCTGGTTTGCTTCCTCCTTCCCTGTACAACCTGTCATCTCTTAATTACTTTTACACAGCAGACAACAATCTGCATGGCCGTCTACCATTTGATCTGGGGAAAAGCTTTCCGAGCATCCAAGAGATTTTCATTGGAGGAAACCGATTTTCTGGAGCTCTTCCACAATCAATAACTAATCTGTCCAAGCTGCAGATGCTTTACGTGGAGAACAATAGTTTTGCCGGAATTGTTCCTTCCAGATTGGGTAGATTGCAAAATCTGGAAGTGTTGATTCTGGAAGACAACATGTTAGAGGCAAACAACGAGGAAGAGTGGGAACATATTGCTTCTTTGACGAATTGTAGCAGATTACAAAAGTTAAGCATTGGATGGAACAAGTTCGCAGGGAAACTGCCAAGTTCGTTGGCTAATTTGTCCACCaacctccaatggctgcggaCTACCAGCAACAACATATCTGGTCTCATCCCATCAGATATTGGAAATTTGGGAAGGCTTGAGTATCTTGATTTTAGAGACAACTTACTCACTGGGGTCATTCCTGAAAGCATAGGGAAGCTTACACTGGGGTCATTCCTGAAAGCATAG